The window CCGCTTCTACCTATCGATGGAAGATGCCCTGATGCGTATCTTCGCTTCGGATCGCGTGTCCGGCATGATGCGTAAACTGGGTATGAAAGAAGGCGAAGCGATTGAGCACCCGTGGGTGACCAAGGCGATCGCCAATGCTCAGCGCAAGGTAGAGAGCCGCAACTTCGACATCCGTAAGCAGCTGCTGGAATACGACGACGTCGCCAACGATCAACGCCGCGCCATCTACAGCCAACGCAACGAATTGCTGGACGTGTCCGACGTGAGCGAAACCATCGCCAGCATCCGCGAGGACGTGTTCAAGAGCACCATCGACAACTACATCACGCCGCAGTCGCTGGAAGAAGAGTGGGACATTCAGGGGCTGGAAGAGCGCCTGAAGAACGACTTCGATCTGGAGATGCCGATCGCCCAGTGGCTGGACAAAGAGCCGGAGCTGCACGAAGAGACGCTGCGCGAACGCATTCTGGAGAACGCCAAAGAGCAGTATCAGCGTAAGGAAGAAGTGGTCGGCAGCGAGATGATGCGCAACTTCGAGAAGGGCGTGATGCTGCAGACGCTGGATTCTCTGTGGAAAGAGCATCTGGCGGCGATGGACTACCTGCGCCAGGGTATCCACCTGCGCGGTTACGCGCAGAAGGATCCGAAGCAGGAGTACAAGCGTGAATCCTTCAACATGTTCGCCACCATGCTGGAATCGCTGAAATATGAAGTGATCAGCGTGCTGAGCAAGGTACAGGTGCGGATGCCGGAAGAGGTGGAAGCGCTGGAACAGCAGCGCCGTGAAGAGGCCGAGCGTCTGGCGCAGCAGCAACAGCTGAGCCACCACGACGAGAACGCGCTGGCGACTGAAGATCCGAACGCGCCGGCGACCGCCGAGCGTAAAGTGGGCCGCAACGATCCTTGCCCATGCGGTTCCGGCAAGAAATACAAGCAGTGCCACGGTCGCCTGCAGTAATGCCGGCCGCGGTTGACCGATAACACCCAGGGGTTCAGCTTGCTGAACCCCTGTTTTTTTGACACCCATCAGGAGGGTGAGATGAAACATCTGAATATCGCCGTGGGCATCATCCGTAATGCTCAGCGGGAAATTTTTATTACCCGCCGCGCCGCTGACGCGCACATGGCCGGATTCTGGGAGTTTCCCGGCGGCAAGATCGAACAGGGTGAAACGCCGGAACAGGCGTTGAGCCGCGAGCTGCGGGAAGAGACCGGTATCGAAGCCGAACGCGCCGAACTGCTGGAAGTGGTGGAGCACCGCTTCAGCGATCGTATCGTGACGCTGAATTTTTATCTGGTAGAAGCCTGGGCGGGTGAGCCGTTCGGCCGTGAGGGGCAACCGATGCGCTGGGTAAAACAGGCGGATCTGCGTGAAGACGAGTTCCCGGAAGCCAATGTCGGCATTATTCAACTGCTGGTGGCGCAGGCGAACGCCGCGCAATAACAAGGTTGGCCTGGCGTCCGCCAGGCCAATAGCGGGCGATCAGCGATCGTCCATTTCACTCCAGTCTTCGCTTTCCGACAGATCGCTGTTGCTCGGAATGCGCTTCTCTTCATCGGCCCACTCGCCGAGATCGATCAGCTGGCAGCGTTTGCTGCAAAACGGCCGGAATGGGCTGACTTCACCCCAAACCACGCCGGTGCCACAGGTTGGGCATTTTACTACGGTCGTCATAACGGTTCCTTACGCCTTCTGTCTGTGCTGAGAAGGCTTTCTTTCACAAGTTCAACAACAGGCCAGTTCGAACGTCAGGCGTTCAGGCACCGCGCCATTTTCGCTATCCAGCGGCAGGAAACGAATGGCATAGCGCGTCTTATGGCCGGAAATCTGCGGATAAAGCTGCGGCGCCAGATGGAGGCGCAAGCGCAGCAGATCCGCCCCTTCGGCGTTGTCCTGGAAAAAACCGTTCAGGCTGATTTGATTGCGGAACGGCCCGGATTGGCGGATCAGATCCAACACCATGATCAGCGCCTGGTTCAGCGGATCCAGCGACTGCAGCCAGGCGGCGACGTCGGCATCGCGATCCTGCTGCGGCGCGTGCATCCACATGTGCAGGGTCGGCAGATCGAAGCTGCAGCAGCCGCCGGGAATATTCAGCCGCTGACGCACCAGGCCGATCAGCCGGTCTTCGCGCAGCGCCTGGCCGAGGCGCGGCGCCGCCATCAGCGCCGATGAGCGCGACTTCAGCTGACCGCGCAGCTGGTCGATCAGCGCCATATCCACGCCCGGCACATCGGCCCAGGCCAACAGTTTCTGCTGCTGGCGTTCCAACTCTTTGAGCAGTTCGGTGCGTACTTCGCCGCGCTCCAGCACGTCCAGCAAGTCGGAGACGGTGCGAAAGAAGGTGAGGGCGATGGCGGTCTCGCTCAGGGCGCGTTGGCCGTGCAGCTGTTGCAGCAGGAATTCGATGCGCAGCCAGGTGCGCATTTTTTCGTTCAGCGGGTGTTCAAAGAGAACGGTTGGGGAAACATCACTCATGCAGTTTAATCCTGTTGGGGCGCTGTTGCCGCCAGTTCAAGGTAGCGACGATGCAGTGCGGCGACCTGTGGCTCTATCCCCTGAGCGGCACCGCTGTTGTCAATAATGTCATCCGCCACGGCGAGGCGCTGCTGGCGCGTGGCCTGGGCGGCGAGAATGCTCTGCGCTTGCTCACGGCTGACGCCGTCGCGCGCGATGGTGCGAGCCAGCTGGGTTTCGGCGTCGACGTCGATCACCAGCACCCGATCGGCGCGATCCTGCAGACCGTTTTCCACCAGCAGCGGCACCACCCACAGCGCGTACGGGCTGCTGGCCTGCGCCAGTTGGCGCTGGGTTTCACGGTGTATCAGCGGGTGCAGCAGCTGGTTCAGCCAGGTTTTGTCATCGGGATGGCTGAAGATGCGCTGACGCAGCGCAGCGCGGTTCAACGCGCCGTCCGGCAGCAACATTTCATTACCAAATCGTTCGGCGATCGCGGCCAAGGCAGGGGTGCCCGGCTCGACGACCTGACGGGCGATCACGTCGGCGTCGACAAGGGTTGCGCCGTGGCGCGCAAAGGCGTTCGCGACGGTCGTCTTGCCGCTGCCTATGCCCCCGGTCAACGCAACAATGTAGGCCATGGTGTTAGGTGCATCCGATGTTCATAAAAAAATAATAGTCGAATCATAAAGCGATCGCGCAGAAGTGCAAGTCGGCAGGCGGCGCTTGCGCATCGGCACTGATCGGGTGGCGAGAAAAAACGCAGCGGCACGGCAAAAATGAGCGGGCAATCACACTGCGATTATGCAGGTAAATTTGTCGGATTGTAGCGTAAATAAAGGCGAATTCGCAGTCTTGTTCGGCGATTATTAGCGCGTATTATAACGTCACTGGAACTGGCATTAATCTCGCCGCCGTCTTTTTGCGCCACTGGAAAGCCGTCGGGCAGAGGTTCGAATATCCTCCTTGCGATCCGTCGCCATTAACCAGGAAATCATAAGTCATGCGTATTGAAGAAGATTTGAAGTTGGGCTTTAAAGACGTGTTGATCCGCCCTAAGCGCTCCACGCTGAAAAGCCGCTCCGAGGTTGAACTGGAACGTCAGTTTGCCTTCAAGCATTCAGGTTGCAGCTGGTCCGGCGTGCCGATTATCGCGGCCAACATGGACACGGTGGGCACCTTCCGCATGGCCGAGGCCCTGGCTTCTTTCGACGTTCTCACCGCCGTACACAAACATTACAGCGTCGAGCAATGGGCTGACTTCGTGCAGCGCATGCCGGAATCGGTGCTGCGCCACGTGATGGTCTCCACCGGCACCTCCGAAGCCGACTTCGCCAAAATGCAGCAGATCCTGGCCCTGTCTCCGGCGCTGAAATTCATCTGTATCGACGTGGCCAACGGCTACTCGGAACACTTTGTCGCCTTCCTGCAGAAAGCGCGCGAAGCCTGCCCGGATCACGTCATCTGCGCAGGTAACGTGGTCACCGGCGAGATGGTGGAAGAGTTGATCCTCTCCGGCGCCGACATCGTTAAAGTCGGCATCGGCCCGGGGTCGGTATGCACCACCCGCGTGAAGACCGGCGTGGGCTACCCGCAGCTGTCGGCGGTGATCGAATGCGCCGACGCGGCCCATGGGTTGGGCGGCCAAATCGTCAGCGACGGCGGCTGCTCGGTGCCGGGCGATGTCGCCAAAGCCTTCGGCGGCGGCGCGGACTTCGTGATGCTGGGCGGCATGCTGGCCGGCCACGACGAGTGCGAAGGCACCGTGGTGGAAGAGAACGGCGAGAAGTTCATGCTGTTCTACGGCATGAGCTCCGAGTCGGCGATGAAGCGCCACGTCGGTGGCGTAGCGGAGTATCGCGCGGCCGAAGGGAAAACCGTCAAGCTGCCGCTGCGGGGCGAGGTGGAGTTTACCGTGCGCGATATCCTCGGCGGCCTGCGTTCCGCCTGCACCTACGTCGGCGCCGAGCGTCTGAAAGAGCTGACCAAGCGCACCACCTTTATCCGCGTGGCGGAGCAGGAAAACCGCGTCTTCGGCAGCAAATAAGCCGCAGCTTGCATTCGGGCGCCGCGCACCGCGGCGCCCGCTATCCTCTTCTTTATCCCAGCACGCTGCCCAGTTGAAAGATAGGCAGATACATGGCGATCACCAAAGCGCCGACAATCCCGCCCACCACCAGCATCAGCAGCGGCTCCAGCGTTTGCGCCAGCGTATCGGCCAGCTCGTGCGTCTGCCGTTCATACCACTGCGCCAACTTATCCAGCAAGGCGTCCAGCGAACCGGACTCCTCGCCCACCCGCACCAGCTGCCGGCACAGTGGCGGAAACAGCGGTTGCAGACCCAGGGCCTGATGAAACGCTTCGCCTTCGGCGATCTGCCGTTGCACCTGCTCCAGCGCCTGCCGGTACAGCAGATGATCCGCCGCCAGCGCCGCCGCGTTCAAGCCTTCCACCAGCGTCAGCCCCGCGCGTTGGGTCATGGTCAGGATACGAAACGTTTGGCTCAGCGCGCCGCCGTTCACCAGCCGGGCAATCAGCGGCAGGCGCAGCAAGGCGGCCTGTTCGCGTTGGCGCCACGGAGGGCGCGGATGCAACCAGCGGAAGTAGCCGAACAGCGACGCGCCGAGCAGCAGCGCCAAATAGGGGCCAACGGCGATCAGCAGCGCGGACAGCCCCAATAACCCTTGGGTAAACCAGGGCAGCGGCGCATCGAACGACTGATAAACCTTGGCAAATTCCGGCAGCACCATCACCAGCATCAGCACGCTGACCAGCAGCGCCACCGCACAGATGAAAAGGGGATACCGCAGCGCTTTGGTCACTTTGCGGCGTAGCAGGTGCTGAGCCTCCTGCTGTTTCGCCAACTGCAGGCAGCAGCGATCGAGGTTGCCGGTCAGTTCGCCGATGGCGATCAGTTGGCGATAGATCGGTGGAAAAACGCCTGGTTGCGCGGCAAGGCTTTCGGAGAGCGGCTGCCCTTCGCGCACCTGTTCTGCCAACAGGCGCAACAGGCAACGCCAGGCTGCCGAAGGGTGCTCTGCCGCCAGAAGCTGCAGCGTATTGACCAGCGGCAGCCCGGCCTGCAACAAGGTAGCGAGCTGGCGGGTGAAGTGGATTAAGGGTTCTCCGCGCCATTGGCCGGGCGTGACGCGTTTGCCGTGCCCGATCCGCCAAGGTTGCAGGCCTTGTTCGATCAGCAACCTGCTCACCTGCCGTTTTTCATCGCTCATCAGTTCGCCGCGGCGTAAGGCGCCCTGAGCGTCGAAGGCCTGCCACAGAAACAACCGGCGCGCTTTCATGGCGTGGTTACGCCGAGCCGGACGACGTCGATGACGCGGTACAGTTCTTCCAGCGAGGTCGTGCCTTCGGCGGCCAGCGCCAGACCCGCCTGCAGCAGCGAAAGCTGCCCCTGTTCGCGGGCGATATCCGCCAGCAGACTGGGAGCGGCGTTCGCCAGCAATGCGGCCTGAATTTCCGGCGTAATGGCCAACAGTTCATACACGCCGATGCGCCCATAGTAGCCGCCGAAGCAGTGCTCGCAGCCGTCGGCACGCCAGGCGGTCAGCGGTTCCGGCCAGATCGCGGTGGGAAAATGCGTCGGCTGGCTGTGCGGGTAGCGGCAGTGGCGACACAGCCTGCGCACCAGCCGCTGGGCGACGACCAGCTTCAGGCAGCCGGCGAGCAGGTAGCCGGGGATACCCATGTGCATCAGCCGCGTCAGGGTCTCGCCGGTGGAGTTGGTATGCAGCGTCGACAGCACCAGGTGGCCGGTTTGCGCGGCCTTGACCGCGATCTCGGCGGTTTCCGCATCGCGGATCTCGCCGATCATGATGACGTCCGGATCCTGGCGCAGCAGGGCGCGCAGCACTCGGGCGAAGCTCAGCTCGGTTTTGGCGTTGATCTGGGTCTGATTAATGCCGAACAGCGGGATCTCGACCGGATCCTCGACGCTGCACAGGTTGCTTTGCGCATCGTTCAACTGGCGCATACCGCTGTACAGCGTTACCGTCTTGCCGCTGCCGGTCGGGCCGGTCACCAGGATCAAACCTTGCGGGCAGGTTAACGCCGCCGCGTAGCGCGCCAGATCCGTCCGGCTCATGCCCAGTTGATCCAGCGGCAGCTCTTGCTGCTCGCCCTGCTGAACACGCAGCACCACTTTTTCGCCGTGCAACGTCGGCAGGGTGGCGATACGCATGGCATAGCGCGCGCTGTCCAGCGTCAGGCTGAGCTGCCCGTCCTGAGGCTGACGGCGCTCGGCGATATCCAACTGGCCGAGGATCTTCAGCCGGGCGATGAGGCGCGCGGTCAGCTGCGGCGGCGGTGAGGCGAGGGTTTGCAGCACGCCGTCGATGCGCAGACGAATGCGAAAATGCTGCCGAAAGGGCTCGAAGTGGATGTCCGAGGCGCGGCGCTGAATGGCCAGGCGCAGCGTCTGGTTGATGAACTGTACCACCGGCGCATCGCCGTCGTCGGGGTAGGCGATGTCGGTCGTGTCCTCTTCGGCCGTCAATGGCGCCGGGAGCGGCTCGTGGTGCTGGTTCAGCGCCATCTCCAGCCTGGCCGCCGGCCATTGTTCCAAATGGATGCGCTTGCCGGTGGCGAAACGCAGCGCCGCCAGCAGCCCCTGCGGCGCTTCTTCGCTGAGCGCGACCGTCAGGGTGGTCGGGTCTTCGCTCAGCGCCAGCGCCTGATAGCGCCGGCACAGGGCGTGAACCTCTTCGCTGATTTGCGCATTCATCGCCGTTACTCCGCCGCGTTGTCGAAGCGGAAGACTTCCTGGCACACCTCAACCAGCGTCGCGTTTTCGCTGCTGCACAGCCGGGTCCAGCGGGTCAGTCCATCGGCGTTCGACTTGGGGGTTAATGCCACCGCCAGGCCCTGCAGCGTTTGGCTGCCGGTCAGCGTGATCACGCCTTTGACGACTTTCACCCCGCTGACATAGCGCGACGTGCCGCCGGTGGGAATGCCTTTGCTGCCGGCCTCGCAGCCGGCGGGCGTGCCTTCGTCCAGCACGCACAGCTCGACCGCCATTTTATACGGCGCTATGGTTTGCAGCATGTCGGTCATCGCCGCTTTCTGGATGTAGCGCTGGTAGGCGGGAATGCCGATGGCGCTGAGGATGGCGATGATGGCGATCACCACCATCAGTTCTATCAGGGTAAAGCCGCGTTGCGTTTCCATGCGTTGTTTCCTCCATTGGGGGGTGGAAGACAACGGTAGCGGCTTGCTCGGGGGCACGGCGAGGGGCTTTTGCGCGTTTCTCGGCGCGCCTCCATCAGTAATGATGTGGTTTGCAGCGGTGAAAAAAACGGTGAGAGGGGGTTCGCAATTTTACGGTGACGCCCCCGGCGGCGGCCGGGGGCGGGGGATCATTTGAAGCGCATCGACAGATCGAGTGCAGTGATGTGCTTGGTCAGCGCGCCGACCGAAATGTAATCCACGCCGGTGTCGGCGAAGGTGCGCAGCGTCTCACTGGTGACGTTGCCGGACACTTCCAGCTGGGCGCGGCCCTGGGTTTGGGCGACCGCCTGACGCATCATCTCGACGCTGAAGTTGTCCAGCATGATGATGTCGGCGCCGGCATCCAGCGCCTGCTGCAGTTCATCGAGCGATTCGACTTCCACTTCCACCGGCACGTCGGCGTGCAGCCAGAAGGCTTTTTCCACCGCGTTTTTGATCGAGCCGGAGGCGATGATGTGGTTTTCCTTGATCAGGAAGGCATCGGACAGCCCCAGCCGGTGGTTGCTCCCGCCCCCGCACAGCACGGCGTATTTCAGCGCGGTGCGCAGGCCGGGCAAGGTTTTGCGGGTATCGAGCAGGCGAGTCCGGGTCCCTTCCAGCAGGGCCACGTAGCGGCTGACCTCGGTCGCCACGCCGGAGAGCGTCTGCACGAAGTTCAGCGCGGTGCGCTCGCCGGTCAGCATCACCCGCGCCGGGCCGCGCAGCCGGCAGAGCGGTTGGTTCGGCGTCAGACGGTCGCCGTCCGCCACCAGCCACTCCACCTGCACCTGATTGCCCAACTGAATAAAGACTTCGTTCAGCCAGCGGCGGCCACAGAACACGCCGGCTTCGCGGGTGATGACGGTGGCTTCGGCCTGTTTGTCTGCCGGTAACAATTGCGCGGTAATATCGCGCCCGGCGTCGACTTCCCCCCCCAGGTCTTCACGCAGCGCCTGGGCGACGGCATAGGGAATATCACTTTCAATTCGTTCAAGAAGCTCGGTGCGGCGACTGTCGGCACTGTAGCGGCGTGTCGGCATGGAAAACTCCGAAATGGACGGTTAGATCGTAGGGGAACATGCTACTCTGTTGCAGGAATAAGTACCACCGCAGAGAGGTGTCTGATGCAGTTGGAAAATGGCTGGATTGTCGGGGTGACGCGAGTGCTCTCGCCGCACTGCGATCGGCGCCCGGATGACGAGCCGCCCTCGCTGTTGGTCATCCACAACATCAGCTTGCCGCCCGGCGAATTCGGTGGCCCCTATATCGACCAGCTGTTCACCGGCACGCTCGACCCTGCGCAGCACCCTTATTTTGCCGATATCCATCAGCTGCGGGTGTCGGCGCATTGCCTGATTCGCCGCGGCGGAGAGATCGTGCAGTATGTGCCCTTCGACCAACGCGCCTGGCACGCGGGCGTTTCCCTGTATCAGGGGCGCGATCGGTGCAATGATTTCTCCATCGGCATCGAGCTGGAAGGGACTGACCAGTTGCCCTACACCGAGGCGCAATATCGCACGCTGCAGGCGGTCACCGTGCTGCTGGCCGAACATTATCCACCGCTGGCGGCCCATATCGCCGGGCATTGCGATATCGCCCCCGGCCGCAAGACCGATCCCGGGCCGGCGTTCGATTGGGATCGCTATCTGGCATCTCTGGAACAACGCGGCGCGCCCGCCGACGCTATGCTTGAGACAAGAAAAAGGGAGAGGAATCGCTAATGACGCTGTTTACGCTGTTGCTGGTTTTGGCCTGGGAACGCCTGTTCAAGCTGGGAGAGCACTGGCAGCTGGATCATCGCCTCGAAGTGGTATTTCAGCGGC of the Serratia marcescens subsp. marcescens ATCC 13880 genome contains:
- the mutT gene encoding 8-oxo-dGTP diphosphatase MutT, with product MKHLNIAVGIIRNAQREIFITRRAADAHMAGFWEFPGGKIEQGETPEQALSRELREETGIEAERAELLEVVEHRFSDRIVTLNFYLVEAWAGEPFGREGQPMRWVKQADLREDEFPEANVGIIQLLVAQANAAQ
- the yacG gene encoding DNA gyrase inhibitor YacG — translated: MTTVVKCPTCGTGVVWGEVSPFRPFCSKRCQLIDLGEWADEEKRIPSNSDLSESEDWSEMDDR
- the zapD gene encoding cell division protein ZapD, which gives rise to MSDVSPTVLFEHPLNEKMRTWLRIEFLLQQLHGQRALSETAIALTFFRTVSDLLDVLERGEVRTELLKELERQQQKLLAWADVPGVDMALIDQLRGQLKSRSSALMAAPRLGQALREDRLIGLVRQRLNIPGGCCSFDLPTLHMWMHAPQQDRDADVAAWLQSLDPLNQALIMVLDLIRQSGPFRNQISLNGFFQDNAEGADLLRLRLHLAPQLYPQISGHKTRYAIRFLPLDSENGAVPERLTFELACC
- the coaE gene encoding dephospho-CoA kinase (Dephospho-CoA kinase (CoaE) performs the final step in coenzyme A biosynthesis.), producing the protein MAYIVALTGGIGSGKTTVANAFARHGATLVDADVIARQVVEPGTPALAAIAERFGNEMLLPDGALNRAALRQRIFSHPDDKTWLNQLLHPLIHRETQRQLAQASSPYALWVVPLLVENGLQDRADRVLVIDVDAETQLARTIARDGVSREQAQSILAAQATRQQRLAVADDIIDNSGAAQGIEPQVAALHRRYLELAATAPQQD
- a CDS encoding GMP reductase codes for the protein MRIEEDLKLGFKDVLIRPKRSTLKSRSEVELERQFAFKHSGCSWSGVPIIAANMDTVGTFRMAEALASFDVLTAVHKHYSVEQWADFVQRMPESVLRHVMVSTGTSEADFAKMQQILALSPALKFICIDVANGYSEHFVAFLQKAREACPDHVICAGNVVTGEMVEELILSGADIVKVGIGPGSVCTTRVKTGVGYPQLSAVIECADAAHGLGGQIVSDGGCSVPGDVAKAFGGGADFVMLGGMLAGHDECEGTVVEENGEKFMLFYGMSSESAMKRHVGGVAEYRAAEGKTVKLPLRGEVEFTVRDILGGLRSACTYVGAERLKELTKRTTFIRVAEQENRVFGSK
- the hofC gene encoding protein transport protein HofC, which produces MKARRLFLWQAFDAQGALRRGELMSDEKRQVSRLLIEQGLQPWRIGHGKRVTPGQWRGEPLIHFTRQLATLLQAGLPLVNTLQLLAAEHPSAAWRCLLRLLAEQVREGQPLSESLAAQPGVFPPIYRQLIAIGELTGNLDRCCLQLAKQQEAQHLLRRKVTKALRYPLFICAVALLVSVLMLVMVLPEFAKVYQSFDAPLPWFTQGLLGLSALLIAVGPYLALLLGASLFGYFRWLHPRPPWRQREQAALLRLPLIARLVNGGALSQTFRILTMTQRAGLTLVEGLNAAALAADHLLYRQALEQVQRQIAEGEAFHQALGLQPLFPPLCRQLVRVGEESGSLDALLDKLAQWYERQTHELADTLAQTLEPLLMLVVGGIVGALVIAMYLPIFQLGSVLG
- the gspE gene encoding type II secretion system protein GspE, with the translated sequence MNAQISEEVHALCRRYQALALSEDPTTLTVALSEEAPQGLLAALRFATGKRIHLEQWPAARLEMALNQHHEPLPAPLTAEEDTTDIAYPDDGDAPVVQFINQTLRLAIQRRASDIHFEPFRQHFRIRLRIDGVLQTLASPPPQLTARLIARLKILGQLDIAERRQPQDGQLSLTLDSARYAMRIATLPTLHGEKVVLRVQQGEQQELPLDQLGMSRTDLARYAAALTCPQGLILVTGPTGSGKTVTLYSGMRQLNDAQSNLCSVEDPVEIPLFGINQTQINAKTELSFARVLRALLRQDPDVIMIGEIRDAETAEIAVKAAQTGHLVLSTLHTNSTGETLTRLMHMGIPGYLLAGCLKLVVAQRLVRRLCRHCRYPHSQPTHFPTAIWPEPLTAWRADGCEHCFGGYYGRIGVYELLAITPEIQAALLANAAPSLLADIAREQGQLSLLQAGLALAAEGTTSLEELYRVIDVVRLGVTTP
- the ppdD gene encoding prepilin peptidase-dependent pilin translates to METQRGFTLIELMVVIAIIAILSAIGIPAYQRYIQKAAMTDMLQTIAPYKMAVELCVLDEGTPAGCEAGSKGIPTGGTSRYVSGVKVVKGVITLTGSQTLQGLAVALTPKSNADGLTRWTRLCSSENATLVEVCQEVFRFDNAAE
- the nadC gene encoding carboxylating nicotinate-nucleotide diphosphorylase translates to MPTRRYSADSRRTELLERIESDIPYAVAQALREDLGGEVDAGRDITAQLLPADKQAEATVITREAGVFCGRRWLNEVFIQLGNQVQVEWLVADGDRLTPNQPLCRLRGPARVMLTGERTALNFVQTLSGVATEVSRYVALLEGTRTRLLDTRKTLPGLRTALKYAVLCGGGSNHRLGLSDAFLIKENHIIASGSIKNAVEKAFWLHADVPVEVEVESLDELQQALDAGADIIMLDNFSVEMMRQAVAQTQGRAQLEVSGNVTSETLRTFADTGVDYISVGALTKHITALDLSMRFK
- the ampD gene encoding 1,6-anhydro-N-acetylmuramyl-L-alanine amidase AmpD — translated: MQLENGWIVGVTRVLSPHCDRRPDDEPPSLLVIHNISLPPGEFGGPYIDQLFTGTLDPAQHPYFADIHQLRVSAHCLIRRGGEIVQYVPFDQRAWHAGVSLYQGRDRCNDFSIGIELEGTDQLPYTEAQYRTLQAVTVLLAEHYPPLAAHIAGHCDIAPGRKTDPGPAFDWDRYLASLEQRGAPADAMLETRKRERNR